The DNA window aattaatataataaaatattaaatatttatattttattaaatcaacaCACACTTTAATCTTTTATATACTTTAaatctattataatataaaaataataatattttgtatttttaattaaataaataaaatagaaaaaaatattaaaatttaattaattatatttaatgataaaaaacttaataattaaataaaataaataatataagaaatgtatatatataaaaatgataggaataaataaataattttgaagttaattaaaaagtggGACGGAAGATAGGAATATGAGAGAGGATGGGAAAAACAATTTTCAAAgcaaaatgaattaaataaataaacaagccCAAAACAAACAAGAATTTGGGCTATTGGGCCAGGTTGCGGGCAGAGTCAAGGGTGCCGATACTGGATCAGTTGCAGGTACAAGCACGGATATAGGGTCGCAGCTTCGGATGTGGACCACAAAACATGTCCTTCTTCCTAAATGGTCCTTTTGACTTCGTCTGGTATGGTTCTATTGGTGGCTCTGTCCGGACGATTTTCAGACAAAGTCGTCCACTTTATTTTTCatgtataaaacaaaattaaaataacattaataacaatggataaattcattcaaatttatattatttactgatttattaatttaattggtacatttaagatttaaaataattatttttgaaatccTATCAATGCAACATTTTCtctaaaaatagttatttattttaaatccgTGCAATGAACTcgtaataaattttataaatttatttattgggactcagatttttttttatttatataagattgGAGTGTTGATTGgacttgaaaattaaataattttgggttataaaataaatgataagatAGTAAATAAGTTAGatttagaataatttaatattattaatttgttaaataatttttttttgaagattttgtttttgtgaaTGGGTTcgataaataatttcaaattaaaaaactaaaatatataattattattaaataaataattatttttggaaggGTTGATTGGACCATAAATAggttagattttgaataatttaatatattattaatatatattattattattaaataaataattatttttgaaagacaTTTATTGTATCGAGGACtccataaataatttcaaactaaaagactaaaatataagataagtaataaattaatatatagaggaaatttttaaatgaatttatttattattagtatgATATTTGTTTGGTAGGTatttagaaaaagaaagaaaaaatgaaaaaaaaagttgtagGAAGTAGGCAGAACACTAGCAGATCCCACAAGGCAAGGTCAACGAAAATGTGGGAAGGTGGGAAGGTCAATCGAGCCCAGACCCAAGCTCAGGTTCAGGCTCACGCTCACGCGCAGACTCATGTCCAAGCGCTAGTTGAAGGAGATCTTGAGGCCCAAACTTAGGTGAGGCCCAAGAACCCATACAATTTTCAAGCGTGTTCTTGGCGGCCTTCAACCTATTCTtcacatacatacatacatacatacatacatacatacatacatacatacatacatacatacatacatacatacatacatacatacatacatacatacatacatacatacatacatacatacatacatacatacatacatacatacatacatacatacatacatacatacatacatacatacatacatacatacatacatacatacatacatacatacatacatacatacatacatacatacatacatacatacatacatacatacatacatacatacatacatacatacatacatacatacatacatacatacatacatacatacatacatacatacatacatacatacatacatacatacatacatacatacatacatacatacatacatacatacatacatacatacatacatacatacatacatacatacatacatacatacatacatacatacatacatacatacatacatacatacatacatacatacatacatacatacatacatacatacatacatacatacatacatacatacatacatacatacatacatacatacatacatacatacatacatacatacatacatacatacatacatacatacatacatacatacatacatacatacatacatacatacatacatacatacatacatacatacatacatacatacatacatacatacatacatacatacatacatacatacatacatacatacatacatacatacatacatacatacatacatacatacatacatacatacatacatacatacatacatacatacatacatacatacatacatacatacatacatacatacatacatacatacatacatacatacatacatacatacatacatacatacatacatacatacatacatacatacatacatacatacgattctttataatcaaacacaatcatatatataaacttataaaattaaacacaatccatctacttaaaaaataacacaatttATTAGCTTATTTAGGAGTTTAGATTAGAATgtgaaaaactaattaaattaacaaattatgaagttGTAATATCGAAAGCTTTCTAAACATCTTTTGGTATAGAAGCCAAATAACGAAAATTAATggtatatctctcggtattatcacttcataatttgttaatttgattagtgtttcactttctaataatcttgaataacaataatttaacacatttgatatccttaaaacattacacaatcccaaCTCATCCttataatcaaactctacacacatccttattatcatcaaacacaaacatacatatacaattCTTTATATATTCAAACACAACCATatacacttataaaattaacCACGATccttattcttaaaaaataactcaCACTTAATGTGCTTAAGAGTTTAAACATATTAAGAAAGtgaaaaatcaattcaaaaagAGGGTCAATATCGAAAGCAAATCAATTAACTTTTGGTACCGACAtttaaaaccgagagattttcaTATATCTCTCGGTACTGACCTTAACAAATTCTTTTGTGGGAAGagccaaaaccgagagatatgtgAATATTTCTCGGAAATACCATTTTTGAATACttagatttttttagatttttttcgGAGtgaagtcaaaaccgagagatattcaCATATCTCTCCTAAATATCCTCTTCCTATACATAGATTTCTTCAGATTTTTTTTGGAGTGAGGCGAAAATCGACCCTCTACCTATActgattttttcaaattttcttttggAGTGAGGTCAAAACTGAGCATATCTCTCGGAAATACTCTTTTCCTATACTTAGAATTATATTCTGTTTTTTGGAGAGAGTCAAAACTAagggtttttaaaaaacctttGCAAATACCACACCCCCACACTTAGagttattttcagttttttttgaagagtcaaaaccgtgggtattttgaaaaactttcgcaaatacccccatataaacacttagaattatattatgttttttttgtgagagtcaaaaccgaaggttttttgaaaaaccttcgcaaataccctACCCCAACACTTAGTATTATTATCTGTTTTGGGAagagagtcaaaaccgagggttttttgaaagaccttcgcaaataccccatcccaacacttagaattattttctgtttttttaggagagtcaaaaccgatggatttttgaaaaacttttgcaaaTACCCCATcctaacacttaaaattattttctgtttttttagagAGTCGAAATTGAAGGTCTTATACACCTCtcagaatttatttttaataacgaaatTCTTCCTGTTAGGACTATTATCGagaattttataaaactctcgaTAAATTCTGTTGGTAAAGGTCCCTCTTTCACTATTGTATGTACTCgattatatagtttatataagTAGTTTATATAGTAGTATAACATAtaggcttttttttttttttttatcgattacacaaaaaaaattatatttttaaaataataataataataaatttaaatttaatttacttaaaattatattttatcataattatcattataattattttaaaatttaaaattttataaagtaacAAGTGAAAGAGATTTCAagaatttatcatttaatataaaaaacataattaaattaaataaatttctatTAAATGAAAAGCTAaaaaatttgtgaaaaatatatgaaaCCCAGATTATTTGACTAATTTTTGAATAATGATCTATAGaatcttctaaaaaaatatttttaacaaatatattatttttcaaaaatcaatcaatttatttctaaaagtaataatattaataataaagttattactaaaaattaataaatattgtttatgggtaaaaataatataaagttgttacaataatataaaatatatcaatattattttaatatgtttataaaatatataaaatataagttatatgaattataaaatCTTCGATTTCATCTTGAAGCACTTTTATTTTAACGGGGATCATGACGGTAAGGTTATCATGCTAgttctcatttatttaaaaaattataaactaatattatacattaatataaaatattaaaacaatgttacatctcttattaaaacatattaaaaacatctatacattttatatataatattttgttgtataatttatatataattcataccactaaaatttatatatgagttataattagtattaatatttagaattcattattataagttatataaataaatctttatatttattattatattaatcatctgaaataaaagtttattgtaatattattatcaatatattctttaaataaaatattatcagttagatatacaaatataatgttattttattgttatttagaataatattattatatgtacaaagtgatatttataatatataaatttatgataatataattaatttgattatttatcattctatttaattttaaatatcaatatatatatcatatatcatgatagaattattaatttattatatagttgcttacaaaaaaaaataataatcattatatatctaattttgggaaaataattatacaaaagtTACAACTGATTACAACCATTAATAAAATGCAAAAAtacatttcatatataaaaataataataattaatgacctgaataataatattaacaaaaagatatatcaataaaaattataaaagtaaaattcacTTCTTtcatattattactttaattaaattgaattttatttaactgTGTCTCATCATTATTGTagaatataatgtttttaaaattactcAGAATtgtccaaatatttttttatttttaattcaatccaGTGGTAATAGCCTTTCAAAAAGTTataaacaattttctttttaaaaaaatttaatcaatttttctttaaaatatacaattctctctaaaaataatatgtaaattataatattttgtttttattaaccTTAccattgtaattatttttatacaaaattaactaataataataagcgCTTTGTGTCAGAGAGCACACACCATAATCGAGAATGTCATCCTAGTTTTTCCTAATATAATTTAAGtgcaaataatattatttaaaagcataaattttttaatttttttactttttaagaTCATCAATTCTTCTTACCaatagtattatttaataagagggATATTAAAAGGGTTGTGCTAAGTAAATTAacaacaataattattattcttatttattttcataaaactagCTTAAAACAATAATCAAAATTGCTATCATTTAGATATTTGAAAGagtaaaaattaagtattattattaaaagttaatttattataaatgttagatctttttgtttattagttgaagtaataaaaaaacagttgcttaattttttttttgtaattaacATTTGCCTAGCTAATTTCATTAGTCGAAGTATTGAGTTGAAGAAACTTTCTccatttaattttctttttcttatcttTTGATACTTagtttgtataaaaaattataatttttattattacaaaataatttctctttatttctatttaaaaattacttGGACTATTTTAAATACGaagataaatttattcaattttcaaatgaatttagTTTTGGTAAATACtttgttatattttgatttgttgAATATATGCGTTCTTTCGTATCCGGTTATAAATTATGTCGCTCATATGGATTTGTTTCTATATGTAACATTTTTAAGTAAGGAAAACAATGAcgaccatttttttttttagaaatattacattaatatttggGCATCAAACTTGTAGTTTAAAAAATgtgtttcaaatttaattataatttgtatttttttatttacttacaCTTTTTTTTCAACTAAATCTTGGTGTTGTAGATAAGTAAGTACAGCTAATTTACAGTTTTTGCATGTTTGTCAGTtgcattattttaaaaatgtgttaGCAATATgttcaaaatatataacttaacctctaaatattgaattttttgtttGCCTCCATCTAAATTTCAATAGtgataattaaattgataaatttacAGTTCATTAAAACCCTTTTCTCCTGGATTGCTCAATCTTATACTAATAATTCCATTGACCAGATTAATcatccctctctctctctctagttcTTGATCAAGAATCAATACCATATTTCAGAAACTTCCATCCATAGAAGAGATATGAAAAATCTTTCTAGATTATTTAAGAGTAATGTGAGATCTAGTTATGGATTTTGGTGGCcaatatctttaattatttttggaaaaatggctaatattaacattaattgaCTCCTTTTAACAAATGATCTTCATGCAATTAACAAGAAACAGAATCCATGcttaatttctctctttctctagATTACCAGCATCCTTATTACataaaaaaaccaaatcaatttttttttagttcacATATATCTAGTTCGAAGCGGGTTTAAACCATTTAAGTTGCACGAAATCCACATTATCTTCAAGAAAATGAGATCTGAAGTAGATTACACTGCGTGTTATCTTTCTTTTATAAACATATTGGAATTAAGAGAAAGtttaaagagaaaagaaaaataataaaaaaaaggctaagagaaagagagagaaagagagagagagagagagagatcatGGCGCATGATGATATTATAAAGGCTGAAGCTGATATGAACCGGAGGATGCTTGATGATCACCACCCTGAACCGCCGCAGAATCAGCTGCCGGAAAATCAGCCACGTCACAACCGTCACCCTCATCTGAAATGCCCTCGTTGTGATTCTACTAACACCAAGTTCTGTTACTACAACAATTACAGTCTCTCTCAGCCTAGGTATGTGATCTTcatgtttattatattatatactattttcattcttttgtaacaaatgatgatcaattttaaaggaatttgtttccttgataatgGGACTGACTAATTAAAGATCCAATAAAAAATTAGATGGTGTGgataatttctatataaaaagTTACAACGATGTATACGCATTGATGGTTCGTAAATGTTTAACGATGTCATGACGCCCTAACGGCGTTTATGAGTGTCTTAATGGGCTCGAGATATGACAATTGTTTTTGTTATCGATATAGGCTTATTGAGTTGTTTTCATTGTAACATGAGATttctatataagaaaatatgagAGGAGGATGAATACGCATTGATGGTCGTAAATGTCTCTACGATCGCTAGATGGGCCGTCTTGATGGGCTCCCATTAGTTTTCACTAAATTTTGCACGGCGTATTTGTGTGCCTTAATGGACTCGAGATATCACAATTTCTTTTTGTTATGATTATATAGGCGTATTGGGTTTCATTAAAGGTAACATGTTACATTATTTTGATTGTgatataagatttttataaaaaaaaagtatgagaGAATCGATGGATACGCATTGATGGTTGTAAATGTCTTTATCATCGCTAGATATGATGCGTTGATTGGCTCCACATAAtagttatcataaaaaaattattgataggagGACGCCTTAACCCTAACGGCATTTTTTAGTGCCTTAATGGGCTTGAGATCGATATCATGGTTATATGTTTATTTGGTTTCACTAATCTTTGGGTGACATGtgattaatttctttattttaaatgattttgattGTGACATAAGCTCCTCACATCTTATATATATAGCTATCCTAgagtttattatatatgtatttccTTGGTAGAGATTGATCCTATATATTAATTCTCTTGTAGagtaaattttattgaattaattgaatGAATACAAGAAAATACTAGATCAATGTGTGTAGATAACTAACTTTGATCATTTGTTTGGTTTCATGACTAGGTACTTTTGCAAGACTTGTCGGAGGTATTGGACCGAAGGCGGAACCCTAAGGAGTGTACCGGTTGGTGGTGGTTGTAGGAAGGGTAAACGTGCAAAAACAGCTGCTGCAAGCACGGCCTCCTCCAGTTCTGACATTAGTCTAGACAACCCAAGGCTTCCATTGTCTAATTCCTCGACATCACAACTACTGCTTGGCTCGAACTCGAGCCTACTTGGACCGGGTAGGGTTAAGGAAATGGGTAATATGACTATTTCACCCATACCAGCAGCTTCTTACTATCCAAATGGTGCCTTTTTTCCATCTTTCTCATCCATGAGATCATCTATGGGACATCCACAGCCTCTGCTTAGCCATCAAAGACAAAACTTTGGAACTCTGTTTGGAATTGGAGGAAGTTCTTCATCTAATAATTCAAATGTGACACTCTTCCAAGGGTTCAATAACAACGCTGCCCCTCCATCCATGGCTCAAGCCCAACAAAATGAGCAGATGTTTAACCATCATGTCATTAACTCTGGAGGCCATAATATTGGAGATCCGAAGATCAATAACAACATGGAGCCGTATTTTCTGTATCCAAATGGGCATGTCAACATTGGATCGTCGTGGAGCCAGAACCTCGTgattaacaacaacaacaacaacaatgggaCAATCGACTCGGGGGCTTACGCCATTAATCCAAACCAATGGCTTGATCATGATCTTCATAGGTTTAATGGTCCTCCTCCAGGGTTTTAATTAGTGGGGAAATTATTACTATTTCTTTTTTCAGCATACAAATATTATCATGAACTCTTTGCTTTAGTTATTTCGGGTTTCTTTTCTGTTATTTAATATTGCTccatgaatattatattatgtaagTTGGTTTTATTCCTGGCGCTCTAGGCCAACATACCCTAGTTTTTTTTAGTGTCTTATAGTTTGGTTTGGTGGTTGTTTGTTTCAATAGGGttgaagttaattaaaaagaaaagagtGTTCATAAAGaggatatatatttatatatatttctttggatgctttgtttttttagtatttaaaatatttctagtTTATCATTTCCCTATTTGAtacatttttaatgaaatactATAATTcacacttttaaaataaataattttaatttgtgacCACATAAGAGGTTTGTGGGAttgtttcatttaatttatttctatataaagGTATAATTAAGCTAATTAATAATTACATcatctatttttttctctacaaattaatcattttattaatgaattgttCACTAACATTTTTGTGATCCCAGATCAATCAAAGTTTCTCaaactccatttttttttatttattcatttgcaAAATTATAAGTTGGTTTGATATTGGTTTCACTTTTTTTTACTCacaactcaaatattttttctacttTTATTTCATCTATCACATCAGTTCTTTTTTCTACCAAAAcatcaataaatatattctctcatcttttaatctcatatatttagaagttaaaatgactattaaactcttatttaaaaaaccagttttaaaaaaaagtaagtcaaataatttttttattcaaaactcaAAACTCAAGATCATAGAAGTCATTGGTTGTggaaaagttaaataaaaaatctccaTCAATAATATATGTtctcaaacaaaacaaataatgtaACACATGTTT is part of the Impatiens glandulifera chromosome 1, dImpGla2.1, whole genome shotgun sequence genome and encodes:
- the LOC124927622 gene encoding dof zinc finger protein PBF-like, coding for MAHDDIIKAEADMNRRMLDDHHPEPPQNQLPENQPRHNRHPHLKCPRCDSTNTKFCYYNNYSLSQPRYFCKTCRRYWTEGGTLRSVPVGGGCRKGKRAKTAAASTASSSSDISLDNPRLPLSNSSTSQLLLGSNSSLLGPGRVKEMGNMTISPIPAASYYPNGAFFPSFSSMRSSMGHPQPLLSHQRQNFGTLFGIGGSSSSNNSNVTLFQGFNNNAAPPSMAQAQQNEQMFNHHVINSGGHNIGDPKINNNMEPYFLYPNGHVNIGSSWSQNLVINNNNNNNGTIDSGAYAINPNQWLDHDLHRFNGPPPGF